In Rhinolophus sinicus isolate RSC01 linkage group LG18, ASM3656204v1, whole genome shotgun sequence, the sequence CTGAATACTGGATGCTGGTGCCACAGTGGGAGTGGACTGCAGATGGGAACATCGAGGACAGCTTACCTGCTGGGCCGCTCTCCCCCAGGGAGAAGGCCAAGCTGTACAAGGGGAAAGAAGGAACCATGGCCACGCCAACAGGAGGGAAGCCTGGGCTCCCCTGCAGCACCTTTCGCACTGAGCCCATGGGTCTGCCTGGCTCTTTGCTTAAACTAGTCTGAGCTGGGCAGCCTGGACTCTTCCTGTGCCACCTCCCATTCCACCCTGGGGCTGTCTCTACCTCCAGGCCCTCTCTCCGCCTCCTTGGCAGTTCCTGTGTGTCGTTCCAGACCCTCCTCTGTGTGACCATCGCAAGGCTCCCACCAGCCGCTAGAATGGTGACTGCTCCCTGTGGACATCCTATTGTCACAGCAGTCCTGTGGGACTGACACTGTCTCCAGGTGGTGTCGGAGTTGAGGTAAATTATAGGTCACCCAGCTAGTTTCACACAGTTGCTTGTTGTGGACACCCCTGCGCCCCACACACCCGGTGACCAGAAGTGCTTCTAGCATTCCCAGAATACAGTGTGTAGTGAAGCGGTAAACACTTTCTTGAGGTTTATTAGCTTTAAAATCTCCTTTACGATAGGTTTGGAACAGGTTACGCTTTTCCTACTGGTCACTGGTGTGATGAGTGTTGTCCAACCGAGACAACACTGCAGAAATGTCACTGGGGTAGTTGAAGTGCCAGCTTTTGGGACACGCCCGTCTTCCGTCTGGGGAGAGACTTAGAGGTCAAAAGAAACACGCTTATGGGAATCCTGAAGCCTGAGCCTCTCTCGAGAGCAGTGGCCCCTGGGGGCTGGAGATTGTGGGGCGCGAGGGGGCTTCTAGGTGCTGCAGTGCTTTTCTTGCTTTAGGAACAAGCTCAGAAGATCCATACAGTCCTGTGCTGGTGGGTGACGCCTCCGCACAGACCACAGAAAGCTGCGCAGCAGAGGTCAGCTGTCCAGGGGACGATAGGGACCCTCCTGTGACCACGGCCACACTGTCTCCAGAGATGGCAGTGTGGCCGTGAAAAAGAAGTATGATGATCACTATGGTTAAGATAGTGGCAATGTCCAAGGTCTAGAACCCTCTGTGGTGACAGGAACACGTGCCTCAACACCAGGGCCAACCGCAGCCCAGGCTGCTGCAGATGCTCCAGCACTGCAGGCCACAGGACACCTAGGGCTATGACCACCAGAAGCTGACCGAGAAGCTCAAGTCCAGGGCGCGCACGTAGTGCCAGCACTTCGCTGGTATGAACAGGACCTCTCCAGGACACAGCACGCAGGACAGGAACGGGGCCTCAGCAAACCTGGGGAACCGCTCCAAGTCAGGGCTCTCCACGTCGACCTGGAGAGGGCACAGGGCTCACCTGTCCGGTCTCCACACGGACCCAGGTAGGTTGGGAGGGAAGCTGCGATGCCACCCTGGGTCCCGCCTACCCACCTGGCTCGTGTTGTGAAGAAGGTGCGTACTATGAGGGTATAAGGCCTCTGACTCCCGCGGAGAGTACAGCCGGATGTACTTCCTCCCGATCACCTGGGAAGACAGTGACCCCGTTGGTCGGTCGGCCGATTGGTGGCCTCATCGCCCACTGCCCCCCCTCCACGTGTTATTCCGCATGCGGTGTGCTGCACCCCATTGGCCTATCACCACCACACGCACCTGGGGTTCCAGTGCGTTCTCCAGACACATCACACGTCCATAAATTTGCTCCTGTAGCCAACAGCAATTAAGCACTGGGCTGTGGCAGCCACCCTCAGAAGTGGTTTGTCATCAGCCCGTGACAGGCAAGGACATGGGTTGCCTGGGTTCACAAAGCTGACAGGTGATGGAGCCAGTATCCCCTTGGGCAATCTGCCTCTGTGGATTGGTTTGCTTGGCTGGAAGCTTGCTCTCAGTTGTAAACCCTCTGCTTAGGAAAAGCCAGGTGGCTTTACAAGGTGCCCCTCCCTCATCCGAGTCCCAGGACAGCCCCACAGTGACTGAGGAGCCAGCCTCACAGGGAGACGGGTCTGAAGGTGGGCACTCACTGCATCCTGTCCTGACACCCAGCCCGATGGGGAGGGGGTGTGCTCTGCTGTGACTCCAACCTGAGCTAGGAAGTTCTGCTGGGGGTCCTGGTGAAGTGGGGACACGGTGCCTGGGGGCCCAAACCAGGCATTGATGGTGATGTCCTCGTCCTCCCCGTCACCGAGGCAACAGTAGTCGGGGACGCTGATGTCCTGCTTCAGCTCTGGGATCTGTGGGTGTCAGAGCAGATGTGGAAGGTTAGGCCATGCTTGTGGGACTCACCAGCCCAGAATTCATCTGTCTGACGGAAGGGCCACATACATGCAGTCCTCCCATGTGACAACATAACTGTCCACGTGCTGGGACACAGGAATGTAAAAATATGTTACCAAGGAAAAGCTGTAATTTCAGTTCCCGGTTTCCATGTCccacaaatttttttttgttgtttccgtttttgtttttttttaaaattattgggttgacagtaaagttacatagatttcaggtgtacaattctgtaatacattatatctcacattctgtgttcactgacccagagtcagttctatttccatgaccatatattagaccccgttaaCCCGCTTCTGGAGCTCTCCTGTCCcctatgatttttgtcctttattttgtttatgtgatgtatcacattgatgggtttgtgcccctgggatgaaccccagttgGTCGTGATGACTAATCCTTTTAATGCACTGTTGCATTCAatatgctagaattttgtttaggatttttgcatctgtattcatcagagatattggtctgtaggttttttttttgtataaaaatgtatagtctgatgttttacgatgaagtgctctatatatgtcaattatgtccatttcatctaatgtgtcatttagggctgctatttctttctttattttctgtttggatgatctatccatagctgtcaatgatgtatttaggttccctactgttattgtgttttggttaatttcttcctttagttctgttagtagttgcttggtatatttcggtgctccctaattgagggcataaatattgatgactattttgtcttcttgttgtatactcccctttatcattatgaaatgtccatctttgtttcgtTACCCTTTTTATccagaagtctgtttcatctgataccagTATCGCTAcagctgattttctctggataccatttgcttggagtgtcaatttctaccctttgactttgagtctgtgtttgtccttgtagctgagatgtgtctcttggagacagcatacggctgggtttagttttttgatccaatctgataactctgtgactttttattggtgagttcagttcatttacatttagggtgatcattgatatgtgaggatttcctatcattgtatctttagttttctggtaagactgtgtctccattgtttctttgcctttttgttgtctgttatttgTGTGTGGTGGTATCCTATgatttctccctctgtttcttcttttattacgttatatGTTTccgttctggatttttttttttaacagattttattggggaaggggaacaggactttattggggaacagtgtgtacttcggggacttttccaagtcaagttgttgtcctttcaatcttagttgtggagggcgtagctctgctccaggtccagttgaagttgttaattgcagggggcgcagctcaccatcccttgcgggagtcgaactggcaaccttgtggttgagaggacgcactccaacccactgagccatctggtggCCTCACCTGCTCTCCAGGTGACCACTGGCAATGCTCAGGGCGCCTCCCTGCTCAGCGCAGGGAGTAGGCCAGTGGGTGAACGAGGCTGCTACAGCCTTTCTTGCCCTTTGGGGTCAGAgcccaggaggaagggaggggagggtaGAGGGTGGAGGACAGAGAAGTATGGTATCAGACTTACCTGGTCAAAGAGCTGGTGCTGGGCCAGGTAACCGATGTCCTTTGGCTAATCCACCAGAGAAAAAACAGTGGCAAAACAGAAAGCCCGTTAGTGCTAATGACACCCTCCACATGGTCTTGCCCTAGCCCCTCCTGTAAGGCTCAGTTGGGGTGCAGTGGAGGGACGCTGGGGAGTCAGCTTTGGCCTAAGGGCTCCAAGGCTGAAAGTGTTGACATAAGGAAGGTTCCTGCAGGATTCCCCGAGACTCTGTCTTTCCACTGCCTCCTCCATCGTTCCTCTTTCCGACAAATATTATTGAGAGTTTACAAAAATGCCCGaccctgtgctaagcactgggcAGGGCCAGATGTGACATGACCGCAGCCGTCCCAGACATCCTGGTGCAGAGGACACAACCTGTGATGGTGACTGAGTGCTGCTGAGCACACGGTGCTTACAGTTTCATGTGTTTTACTCTTGCAAGGGCTCTGTGAAGTCGGTGCTAGTAACCTCCGACTAACCACAACCAACTCTAACCTATCAAAAGTCAGAGCTCTAAGGACCCGAGAGGGTAAGTAAGCAGCTCAGAACACACAGCCAACAAAGGCCAGTGTAGCCTCAGTGCTTCTTTGTCTGAATCTGAAGCCCCTTCTGCCCAGAATGCACACTGCCCTTGCTGAGGCCTTTCTCTGGGCACTAGGCTTCTCCCCAGCAGAGGGAGTTGGCATAGTGCTTGCCAGCAGGTTCACCGACAAGCAGAGGTGGACATGGCAGCATGGTGTGCCTCTAGTCCACGGCCCCCTTGTCCAGGCCTGCAGGTGACAGAACTGAgcagatgggggcaggggaggaatgCAGGAGAAGCAGGAAAGACGACCGTGAGCACCGATGGAGGAGGATGTACATTTAGGAGGGTGATGAGGAGGGGGGCACTCTGGGTGGTCCCTCAGAAGTTCAGCTACAATACTGAAAAGGCCAGTGGAAGAAGTGGTTAGCCCCCATGGTTACCGGCCTGGATGCATAACCAGTCCCATGAGAGCTGTACTGTGTCTGCGCCTGCGGCTGCCTGGGGAGTGGGCCGCGAGGGGCGTGGAAGACATGCAAAGCTTTCCTAGTGCTGAAGTCTCACAGATGCGGGTCTATGCACCCACTCACAGgctcccctccttcccagccaACAGGGATGGTCCAGGCAGATAACCTGCAACCTCTGCCCCCGCGGCTGGGACAGGAAGAACGCCTGCCCGGAATGCTGACTCTCTGAAGTGACAGAATGCTGCAGGTGCTGTGGGAACAGCCTGGAGCCGCAGAAGGCTGGGCGCAGTGATATGCGACTCACAGTTGCACCACGAGTGTACACCCAGGATACAAGGACGTGTCCACGTGGAATCTCGTACAAGAATGTCCACAGCAGCACTAGTCTCAGTCGCCAGGCGTGCACACGCTCAGGTGGCCATCCACTGTTGCACGGTAAGCAAAACGTGCCGTGCACACATGGCAGTGTCATTCGGCCGTGAAAGGTCCAAGTCCTAGCACCCactacaacgtggatggacctcaGCACATGACGCTCAgtgagaagccagacacaggagGCCACAGTGTGTGACTCCATTCATATGACATGTCCAGACAGGCCCATCCACAGATAGGaaacaggtcagtggttgcctggggcggGCGGCCATGGGGATGGGGGTGGCTAGTAACTAGGATGAAGTTCCTTCTGGAGTCATGAAAATGCGCAGCATGACACAGTGATGATGGGGGCACAATCTCAGAATCCACTCAAAACCATGGAAATATACGACAAAAAGGTATTTGGAATGGGTCTAACCTGCCTGCCCAGCAGCCTGCCCTCCTCACTCTGGCCAGCCTGCCGACCAAAAGACTGACCTCTCCAAAACCCTCCAGTGCGACAACGCATGGTTCTGTGCCCAAACGGGTGTTGTCACCTTGAGTGTCAGGAGATAGGATGCAGGGACGTACCTCACCCAGGATGTACTTGCTGATGAACTCACTGACTGTCATCAGTCTCTGGGACCACTCCTCGTCTGTGTACCTGGAGCCAAGTTCCACGGGGACGGTGCGGCAGCCAGCGATTTCCTGGATATACTGCACACTGTTAGAAAACACGGGTCGTCACTGTCACCACTACTGCTCACGCTTGCGGGACCCTGTGGTCAACGTGCATCACATTGGTCCCCACTCATCACTAGGTGGTCACCTGCCCACCTGGTGCTGTGCACTTCGCAAGCAGTGACAGAGCTGCCAGTTCTCATTGGTGGCTCTCCTTCCTGCTTGCCAAGAGCCATCCAATTGTGTCTTTGCGCGCCTGTCACTAAGCTCAGTAAATGGCTGACAGTAGAGTGATGGTGAGGTGCCTGGGGTTTGGACTCTGGTGGCCTGGCACTGACCAGGGGGTCCTCGGCAAGTGAACCCATCTGAGCCCTTGTTTCCCATTTGCAAAGTGGGGGTTATGACTGTCCCATGGGAACCAGGaaggataaagacaaagaaaacacgGCAGCGCCTGTCTTGGCACCTGGCACGCAGTGACACACACTGCTGGGACACTTGCTGGGAGGACGGCTCTTGTGGTCAGTGTCAATGGGAACCACCCCTCCCCAAAACCACCACAGGACAGGCCAACTCAGCCACCCTCCTTCGACACCGCACAGCCATAGCACTGTGGCCACTCGCCAGCTGCCCATCCTGACCTCCCTGTTTGAGGACAGCACCCCGAGGGCCCAGACGCCCACGGAGGGGAAGGCGGCTGTCTATTAGTCCCACTGGTAAGCCTTGGGGACAAGAAACTCCAGACTCCTGGAGACCCAGCAAAGTTGCATAAGACATGCTACTGGGCCACCGCTGGAACCCTCCCAGGGATGGCAGTGACGTTTTTACATATCACTGTGTTTACTTGGGGATGATGGGACAAGCGGTGCAGGGAGCCTTTGGGGACACTAAGATGAGAAGGTGAGCCTCGTGGCCCTCAGCAGCCACCCACCTCCACTTCTTCATGCACGGCCAATGGTTGGCCACACCTTCCAAGATCACAGGTCTCTCTGGAACCAAATGATGCTCCCTGAAATACTGCAGGGATGGGCAGTGAAGCCGGGGGACCGCTCTTTCTGAACTCATGTCTGGAACAGAAGCGTGTTCTTTCCTGGCTTTctgttcaaaaacaaaatgagaagatgGCAAGCACTGCAGACAGAATTGAAGGCATTAGCGTCAGTGCTAGGCGAGCCGAGGGTGTCGTTACTCCCATTATAGTTAGTTAGCATGGTTGTTACTACTGTGGCTACTACCACTGCTTGCTTCTCCTGACAGCAAGATGCTTTTTCTTTGACCAGTTCACTTAtcatatttcttaaattacaaaataatatgcTGCTGCATAGAAATTCTGCAAGAGAAGAAAACTTCCTTCCAAACCCCACCATCTAACAGAACATTTTTTGTCATGACCGTGTGTTCCTTTCACACCTTTCCAGACACATCCCTGACCCACGGGTAGTGACAGTGACAAAGAGTTGGCAACTCCGCCTCTTCCATCCAGCAACTTATGTCAAACAGTTGCCTGCTGCACTCTGAGTTACTCAGCCAACTCCCAGCTGAGGGACCTGCACAAGCTGCTGTTTCTGGGCTTGTTTCCCTTCTGTTGAACTACCGGGAGATCAGAGCTCACAGGAAAAGTATCCAGTCTGACCGACTGGCCTGGGTCAGCTCCCGCAGCCCCACTGCTGGGACCCAAACTGGTTCTCAGTGTTCGCAGCTGCGGCAGTGGCAGGCAGTGCACCTGGCGGCGTACCTGCCTGTTCCCTTCTGTCACGACCCCTCATCAGAGACTACCCTACGTGAAGCTGTCTCCCCCACCGTTCTTACCACCCGAGAATACATATTTTTGCAGCCTCACTAGACTGGAAGCTCCAGGGTGACGGTCTGGGCCCTCCTGCACTGTCACTTCAGCGCCTGGCACACCTGGGCCACTGCTGGTGATCAATCAAGCTGCTGAGCAAACACCCTCCTGCAGCCAGGGGAACAGAGGGGGCACAGAGGGGCTCACAGGCAGTGATGGCAACATGGGAACCTGAACTCAGCatcctggctccagagcctgagctctcaGCCCTTCAGCTACCTGCACTGCCCAACACCAACCACCCCACGGGCAGCACCCTGGGCCTAGTCACATCCATGTGCCCTCAGGAAAGCATAGCCTGGGGAAGGGCACAGGCATCTGTCCTTTGATCTACGTTTGCCCTGCCCTCTGGAAGGTCAACCAACACACCGTGTCCTTAGCTCCAAGGCATTATATAAAAGGTTGATAGATAATTTCATAGCCAAGAATGGTTGCCTCGctctttttgcattttcttacatTAGAGAGTAGGTCACACATTTACCCACGTTTGATAGACCTATTTCCTCCTCATGAACAGATGTGAGCTAGCGTGAGGCCTGTGTGTTAGCCGTGGACGTGTGCCTTCTCAGTGAGCCATGCTCAGTGTCTTAGGGTACTGTCCTTTGGCACGTGTACTTAAATACCAGGAGGGACGCGTGCCGGGATCGAAAGGGAGGACTGACCAGCTGGCCAAGGAAAACTGCATGAGATGGGCTAGCTGGCTGCAGCAATCACCTGCACACTCCCCTTGGGCTGTTTCTCTCAAGCCACAAAGCTTCCACCCTCTCTCCAGAAAGGTGCTGCTGCTGCAGACGCTGGAAGGAAAAATGTGGATCAAAACAGATGGAACTACTCATTTCCATGCCAACAGAAGATGCTGTTTTTACCCAGACAGGTCAGCACGCTGAGGCCTCACCCAAGGGAGAACTCACTCGTCACCTCTAGGAAGACAGGGCTGTGGGGTGGTGTCAGGTGTGGCCACTGCCAACCCACCTTTATGCTGTGCTGctcctgggctggggctgggccggGCCTTTTCCCAGAGAGGTACTTCTGTAGGATGGCAGCAACTTTAATGAGGATGTCCTCAAGGATGGCCGCCCCCATCAGCAGGCCCATGTCACAGACTTTCAGGGCGGCGAGCACAGGGGCAGCCTCCCCAGGAGCCGCACACAGACACAGGACTTTCAGAAGGCAGCCAAAGGTGTAAACCCGACGCCAGTCTTTGTCCACCTCCTGCCAGGCTCCGGTGTTGAGCTTCTCCCAGGAGTAGTCACAGATGGCCTCGCTGGCCTCCAGACACTCGCTCACCCTGCCCCCATAGAAGAGGTCGGTGGCTTGCTTCAGCAGCGTCACTACACTCCTGTCCACTCTCTCGCTGAGGTCCAGCTTCATTTCTTCTTTAGTGCGGGGCAGGAGTGCCCTCAGGGCGTCCCGGAGAGAGACTTTTCCTGCCAGCTCAGTCTGATGGGTGCTggtggaagaggaaagaaaatgttacagCAAAACAGTATGATGTGCACCTGAATACACACAGCtgggaatttttataaaataaaacggGGGCAAGCTAGATCTGTGATGACATCCAGCGGCCAAAAAGTCAACcagtgagattttattttaaaaaaataataaaaataaataaatattatatatatatatatatatatagagagagagagagagagagagagagagagagagagagactacacatacacacatacacttgGTCCCCTGTAAGTTCCCACAGCTTCCTGTACTTGTCCTTTGTAACACACACCTCATCTATGATGGTTCTTCAACAGAGGCCTTCTCTGTTAGGCATAAACTTTGTGAGGGCAGGGCCCCCATCTGTCTGGGGTCACCTCTGTATCTTCAGGGTCTGGCCCAATACCAGGTATGCAGTGTGATGAGTATTTGTTCAGAGAGGAACGTGTGGTTCTTCTCTGGAATGCCTCCCATGTCCCTCCTCTCTGGCAAACTCCTATCCAACCTTTAGGGCCCACCTTAATGATCCCCTATGTGGAGCCTACCACAAATATGGGCTTACATGTCTGTCTCTCAAATACCAGGGCAAGAACATGtctcatttctctccattttctgaGAACCTGTTACAAGCAGTGTCGTTCACAGTAGGCACTTAACTAAGGTTATTGAACGCATGAGAGCTTAACTTCTCAGGAAGAAACCTAGAGATACATAAAAACTATTCAGAAGGGAACCCATCATACTTGATGCCATTGGTGGCACTAACCTGGGCATTATATATGGATGGCAGGCCAGTCCTTAGGCAgaagtattaatataaaataagttctGCTCTCAATTATAATTCTATATAGTATTTAATGACTGGACAAGTCAAACAGGTTACTCCAGGCAAATCGAGACCTATGGTCCACCTAATTACAGGACATAAAAAAGTCTGAGTGGTCTTACACTCTCACTTTAAAGTCAGTCTCCTAGAGCTCGATAGGTATTGTCCTTAAAATGCCTGTTATTGATCACGGAAGGCTTTTTTAAAAGGCGGTGAGGGTGGCGATGTCAGGTATAGAGACAGCCCTGTGGTCTTGTGTCCTGCTGTAAAAGGACCTTTCACAGTGCCATGTGATAGCTTTCAGGGGACAACCTGGCACCAGCTGCACAAAACAGCTTTTCTCAGGGGCCTGTGTCTCGACCTCTCACGAAAGTATGTTTGTTGGACAGTCTTGCAAAGGGGGTCAGACAAAGGTAGTATGAGCTACCCTCTCAGTACCTTCTGTTTTGGCTTTAAAAGCAGCCTACTGTGAACTTCATCAAAGCCTTTTTACTGGTCACTTTAGACACAAAGGTGCCAAGTCTGGGCTGTACATACAGCCCAGATGGATTCAGGTCCTGACTTCATAAACTCACCCTCCTGGCGAGCGCACCTGTGAGGCGGCCTTGGGTTAGCTGTTAGTGAACAGCCCAAGTGGGTTCCTTCTGGGTGTCAGATAAAGCCGCCTGGGAAGCCAGCAGCCATCCCACAATTCTCTTACATTCTCTTTACAGATCTAAAGCACCCTCCAGCGTGGTGTTTACATTGGTTGGGCAAAACGGCTTCGTCCGAGGGAGACCGGTGGGCCGTCTCAAACAGCCCGAGAGCCCCGCGGAGCCCCAGGCTGACCTGGAACTGCCATTCTCGGAGCCGCTGGTCAAGAGACGCCTTCCAGGCCGGCTTCCAGGATAGGTCGCCTCTGCCGGCTTTGTGCGAGAGGCTGCCCCGGTAGTTTTACAAGCTGTTCAATTCTCACACTGCCTCACAGAAACCGCGGAGATGAGAGCTCTGCAAACACCGTCCAGAGAGCTGAACTCACCGGCACAGGGCACCGGTCGCGGTGGCCTCAACACCCGGCCTTGAGCGTGGCGGTGACCCCTGAGCACGCTGACCTACCTGCGCTGCATCCGGAGGAGCACACCGCGTGCCGACGGTCAGCGTGAATTCCCGCCGAGTGTGCGAGTCCTGTCCTTAGGCAGCCAACGCGCGGCCCCACCGGCTCCCTCCGGGCTGCCCTTGCCCACACCGCGCTCCACCCCGAGGCCTCACACCGCTTCCCTCCCCGGCGCCTCCCTGGGGGCTTCCTTTCCGGCGGCCCACATTAGGAATCCGATGGCTGAAGCGTTTGCTGTCGGCATAAGTCCAGGCTGATGACAAAGGCCGATCGGCCCGGGATTGACAGCCGGCAGCTACCTGCCAGGAGAAACGGAAAGGCCGCGCAGGAACGCTCGGGTTGCAATTAACGCGACGGCCAACAACTGCGCAGGCGCACGACAGCCCTGGCCGCACGCATGCGCAAGACGACATGCTGGCATAAAAGCACTACGCATGCGCAAGGCCTTCCTCCTGCCGCCGCAGCGCGCGAAGTCGGGAGCGGCTAAGCGGCGTTCTCAGAGCGCGTGCGCCGGCTCCTTCCAAGGCGCCGCGGGACGCTGTCCTTTCGTGCTTCGCGTGTCATCGCGACGCCCGCGCTGTCCTCCCCTCGGTGTCTAGGACGTGAGAGAAGCCCGCGCTCTCGAGTTGCTCAAACTAACCTCCCTCGCGTTTGCGCCGCGTCGAGTCGCACGGGGCTGGGGACGAGTAGCCCCTTCGGTGCGAACACCCCTGCCCTCTCCTTCCCGGAGCAGCAGACGCTTGCACAAGGAGTTACAGACggtaaagagaaaattattcatGACAGTCGTAAAAGACGGAGAGGCCGACTATTCAGGGATCTACTGCAGTGGGGGGTGTGACCGGCAGACAGGTGGGGCCAAGGCGAGGTTTGTCGCGTAGGAGCCAGGCCGGAGTCAGCGGATGGAAAATGCTAAGAGGAAACAGCAGGAGTTACGGGGACTCTGCTGAAGGCAGACGGTCATCAGACACCGAGGGGGGGTTTGCTAAACTGACCCTGCAGGGTTCTTGCTGCAACTGCCTAAGCAGGAGAGCCTGGTTAGCGTTAGGCCGAGGAGCGAGTTTGTCACTGGAACTTTCTGGGCCCCGTGGAGTCCTCAGTGttctttaattctctcaacaaccTGCGAGGTGGAGATTCTTGTGTCGTATCTACAGACTCTGAGTCCCAGGCTTGCTTGAGGCCAACTCAACAGAGGGGTGGATTCTCGCTCCTAGCACCCGAGAAAACACGAAAAACTCAACCTTTGCCCTCAAGGATTTCAGAGTTAAGTAAGAtgaacaaatattcattgagcatttactacaCACCTGGCACGTACAACGCACTGTATAATGTTAAAAGCGTGGATAACTGTTACCATAATTATCATCCCCCAGTTGAGTGGTGATGTTGGTGAATTTTACCTGAGCCCTGTTTTCCTGGAAAACAGTGAGGGATAAAGGAATTCTCCTCCCCCTTTTGTGTCCCAGTAAACAGCTCACTGCCGAGAATCACCCTTCCCTTGTGTGACTTACATACATCATGGATGCCCCCTTCGTTACCTATGAAAATGCCAGTCACAGATTCTTCCCATTCTTTGCCTAATTGATGATTAGATGAACTGCTTGTCCCCACTAATCAATCAGAGCAAAATGCTTGTTAACCAAACTATGGTTAAATTCTCTACTTCCTCCAGGCCCCTGCATCTTGGGCCACCCACAGCCTGAGCCAGCAGACAGCCCCTCCTGAGAATAGGCTGGCCTCAGGGTCAAACACTCATTGCTGTCTTGTTGCCACCCTTTCATTCCACTTCCCAGTTCTTTTGAGCCTTGTGTTGTTCTTGCTCTAAAAGACAAAGACATTGTTGCCTGGCCCCTAAGACGCTTGCAAACCTTAGGTCACAGCATTCTCTCTATTGCAGTATCCCCATCTCCCTTGCAATCATCCTTTCACATGAAAGTCTGCTCATACTaactccagttttgtttt encodes:
- the KDM8 gene encoding bifunctional peptidase and arginyl-hydroxylase JMJD5 isoform X6 — its product is MQRSTHQTELAGKVSLRDALRALLPRTKEEMKLDLSERVDRSVVTLLKQATDLFYGGRVSECLEASEAICDYSWEKLNTGAWQEVDKDWRRVYTFGCLLKVLCLCAAPGEAAPVLAALKVCDMGLLMGAAILEDILIKVAAILQKYLSGKRPGPAPAQEQHSIKKARKEHASVPDMSSERAVPRLHCPSLQYFREHHLVPERPVILEGVANHWPCMKKWSVQYIQEIAGCRTVPVELGSRYTDEEWSQRLMTVSEFISKYILGEPKDIGYLAQHQLFDQVASSTPARDGELRPLQLTTSTGPGAELRPPQLRLKGQQLDLEKSPKYTLFPNKVLFPFPNKIC